A window from Desulfurobacterium atlanticum encodes these proteins:
- a CDS encoding MlaE family ABC transporter permease, with amino-acid sequence MWFMWIFEIIGSIVIGVFSFIGRWSILAGKALILAFKKPLRIKRYFNYLASIGADSFPVIAITSFFTGGVLALETYNAFHRFNAEYLIGAVVGLSMARELAPVLTALLVTARSGSAMAAEIGTMKVTEQIDALEMMAVNPIKYLITPRIYASVLALVFLTVLSDIVGYIGGYVISVKMFNVNKVLFLKYTESFMTMDDIYHGLIKAAFFGFILSVTSCLYGYYTRGGAKGVGEATTKAVVVSSMGILIFDYVITSLLRIFNL; translated from the coding sequence ATGTGGTTTATGTGGATTTTTGAGATTATAGGAAGTATTGTTATTGGTGTTTTCTCTTTTATAGGGAGATGGAGTATTCTTGCTGGAAAAGCTTTGATTCTTGCTTTTAAAAAACCGCTAAGGATTAAACGTTATTTCAACTACCTTGCCTCAATAGGGGCTGACTCTTTTCCTGTAATAGCAATAACTTCATTTTTTACTGGTGGTGTTCTTGCTCTTGAAACCTACAATGCTTTTCACCGGTTCAATGCTGAATATTTGATAGGTGCTGTTGTAGGCCTTTCTATGGCAAGAGAACTTGCTCCTGTTTTGACTGCCCTTCTTGTAACCGCAAGGAGTGGTTCGGCTATGGCGGCTGAAATAGGCACAATGAAGGTTACAGAACAGATAGATGCTCTTGAAATGATGGCAGTTAATCCTATAAAGTATCTTATCACTCCAAGAATTTATGCTTCTGTATTAGCACTGGTATTCCTTACGGTCCTTTCAGACATAGTAGGTTACATAGGCGGGTATGTGATAAGTGTTAAGATGTTTAATGTTAACAAAGTTTTATTTCTTAAATATACGGAAAGTTTTATGACAATGGATGATATATATCACGGACTTATAAAAGCTGCGTTTTTCGGGTTTATTCTCTCTGTAACGAGCTGTCTGTACGGCTATTACACAAGAGGCGGTGCTAAAGGAGTTGGTGAAGCCACCACAAAAGCTGTTGTGGTTTCTTCTATGGGAATTTTAATATTTGACTATGTGATAACTTCTCTTTTAAGAATTTTTAATCTTTGA
- a CDS encoding ABC transporter ATP-binding protein, which yields MLEVAIKVENLKKAFGEKVVHNGVSFEVYDREIFVIMGPSGTGKSVLLKQISGLITPDDGKVIVYGKDVFSLSEEEKLKFREELTYVFQGGALFDSLKVWENVAFFLIENKGIPEDEAKEKAKYYLSLVGLEGTEEHYPSELSGGMRKRVAIARALCVNPRCIMFDEPTSGLDPVMTAILDRLILKLKNDLHKTCVVVSHDIQSAFRIADRMAILWNGKIVEIGTPEKIKLSENPVVKQFINGLPEGPITVGYER from the coding sequence ATGTTAGAAGTTGCTATAAAAGTTGAAAATTTGAAGAAAGCTTTTGGCGAGAAAGTGGTGCACAATGGTGTTTCCTTTGAGGTTTATGATAGGGAAATCTTCGTTATTATGGGTCCATCAGGAACTGGAAAAAGTGTACTTCTTAAGCAGATTTCGGGACTTATAACCCCTGATGATGGAAAAGTTATTGTTTATGGGAAAGATGTGTTTTCTCTATCAGAAGAGGAGAAACTGAAATTTAGAGAAGAGCTCACTTATGTATTTCAGGGAGGAGCACTTTTTGATTCTCTTAAGGTCTGGGAAAATGTAGCTTTTTTCCTGATAGAAAATAAAGGAATTCCTGAGGATGAAGCTAAAGAAAAGGCAAAATATTACCTTTCTCTTGTTGGACTTGAAGGAACTGAGGAGCACTATCCTTCTGAACTCTCAGGCGGGATGAGAAAAAGAGTTGCAATAGCAAGGGCGTTGTGTGTTAATCCAAGATGTATCATGTTTGACGAACCAACTTCCGGACTTGACCCTGTTATGACAGCTATTCTGGATAGACTTATCCTAAAGCTTAAAAACGACCTTCATAAAACCTGTGTAGTGGTAAGCCATGATATCCAGAGTGCATTTAGAATAGCAGATAGGATGGCTATTTTATGGAACGGCAAAATAGTAGAGATAGGAACACCTGAAAAAATAAAATTATCTGAAAATCCTGTTGTAAAGCAATTTATAAACGGCTTGCCGGAAGGACCTATAACAGTGGGGTATGAAAGATGA
- a CDS encoding MlaD family protein — MKSLSTEVKVGIFVTASLLGIGIIAKTIEPLKYSSQKVEAVYYIIFDNVAGLAKEAPVMVAGVTVGKVDDIQVLPDGKAKVKVILTKKVPIKKDSYAVIETMGLMGEKYIEIIPGSVSLPSLPPGSTITKSKSTISTDQLLMKIYQTVDDLHKSLVTPEGENRIARLLDEITRLTDQVALMVGDNRENLKELVQNLKALSEFLKSDIPEISENMKSLTAQLNQVVVENRDDIREAVRNLKTVSKEIPEIVNRVGNQTTDVLNETKDVVKQAKEIAREIDKTVAKINSMLNDKNRENVAVTLKNIKESTERLNSLLDKIQKGNGTIAKIINDDTLYKNLTTAADALGNLADKYEKTDVYVGFRGDVNTATGNFRGGISFKIVPSSKDRYYLFEVVSDSHGRIDRTTYYIYNGTASTVNEEIRQSFDTEFTLQYARIFKDPIFLKNGRWVLRGGIIETTGGGGIDYFFPGNRWKFFSSAWEFDRKDEYGNVLNPHLRVGLSYNINKNWYIYFGGDELLYDKWRGFFVGSGLVFGDDDVKYLMGSMPSLK, encoded by the coding sequence ATGAAAAGCTTAAGCACAGAGGTTAAAGTTGGCATCTTTGTAACTGCGAGTCTCTTGGGCATTGGCATTATCGCAAAAACAATAGAACCATTAAAGTACAGCTCCCAAAAAGTAGAAGCGGTATATTACATAATTTTTGATAACGTTGCAGGACTGGCAAAGGAAGCGCCCGTTATGGTTGCGGGAGTTACGGTTGGCAAAGTGGATGATATTCAAGTTTTACCTGATGGAAAGGCTAAAGTTAAAGTTATTCTTACAAAAAAAGTTCCAATCAAAAAAGATTCTTACGCTGTAATAGAGACGATGGGGCTGATGGGAGAGAAGTATATAGAGATAATTCCCGGTTCTGTTAGTTTACCTTCTTTACCGCCAGGTTCTACAATTACAAAATCAAAATCAACAATTTCTACAGACCAGCTTCTTATGAAAATCTATCAAACAGTTGATGACCTTCATAAATCTCTTGTTACTCCTGAAGGGGAAAACAGAATCGCCAGATTGCTTGATGAGATTACTCGTCTTACAGACCAGGTTGCTCTGATGGTTGGGGATAACAGGGAAAATTTAAAGGAACTTGTGCAAAATCTTAAAGCACTTTCAGAATTTCTTAAAAGTGATATACCTGAAATTTCAGAAAATATGAAATCTTTAACTGCTCAGCTTAATCAGGTTGTTGTTGAGAATAGAGATGATATTAGAGAGGCTGTTAGAAATTTAAAAACTGTATCTAAAGAGATTCCTGAAATTGTTAATAGAGTGGGAAATCAAACAACAGATGTTTTAAATGAAACGAAGGATGTTGTTAAGCAAGCGAAGGAGATAGCTAGAGAGATAGATAAAACTGTAGCTAAGATAAATAGCATGTTGAATGATAAAAACAGGGAAAATGTTGCTGTAACCCTGAAGAATATAAAGGAATCAACAGAGAGATTGAATTCTCTTCTTGATAAAATTCAAAAAGGTAACGGAACAATAGCGAAAATTATAAATGATGACACCCTTTACAAAAATCTTACAACAGCCGCTGACGCTCTCGGGAATCTTGCTGATAAGTATGAAAAAACCGATGTTTATGTTGGTTTTCGTGGAGATGTAAATACGGCAACTGGTAATTTTAGAGGGGGAATTTCCTTTAAGATTGTTCCATCTTCAAAAGACAGATATTATCTTTTTGAAGTTGTTTCCGATTCTCATGGAAGGATAGATAGAACCACTTATTACATTTACAATGGAACAGCCAGCACTGTAAATGAAGAGATAAGGCAGAGTTTTGATACTGAGTTTACCCTTCAGTATGCTAGGATATTTAAGGATCCGATTTTCTTAAAGAATGGAAGGTGGGTTCTCCGTGGAGGGATAATAGAGACCACAGGAGGAGGAGGTATAGATTATTTCTTTCCAGGGAATAGGTGGAAGTTCTTCTCCTCTGCATGGGAGTTTGACAGGAAAGATGAATACGGCAATGTTTTAAATCCTCATTTAAGGGTTGGTCTAAGCTACAACATAAACAAAAACTGGTATATTTACTTTGGTGGAGATGAGCTTCTGTATGATAAATGGAGAGGTTTCTTTGTAGGTAGTGGTCTTGTATTTGGAGACGATGATGTGAAGTATCTTATGGGTTCAATGCCGTCGCTAAAATAA
- the hisH gene encoding imidazole glycerol phosphate synthase subunit HisH, translated as MIAVIDYGMGNLRSVSKAIEHVGGSVVVTDNLLKIKDAKGVVLPGVGAFKDAVRNLKDRGLWEVIIEEVKEGKPFLGICLGLHLLFEVGYEFGRTEGLGIVKGEVVRFELPSEYKIPHMGWNRIKIQKKSEFLKDVRDGEFFYFVHSYYVKPKEKDVVLTLTDYGIDFVSSIEKDNIIATQFHPEKSQKAGLKLLKNFIEIVKKGV; from the coding sequence ATGATAGCTGTTATAGATTACGGTATGGGGAATTTAAGAAGTGTAAGTAAAGCCATTGAACATGTTGGTGGTAGTGTTGTTGTAACCGATAATCTGTTGAAGATAAAAGATGCGAAAGGAGTTGTTCTTCCGGGAGTTGGAGCATTTAAGGATGCTGTTAGAAATTTAAAAGATAGAGGTTTATGGGAAGTTATTATAGAGGAAGTGAAAGAAGGAAAGCCTTTCCTTGGTATCTGTCTTGGACTTCATCTTCTTTTTGAGGTAGGGTATGAATTTGGGAGAACAGAAGGGCTCGGAATTGTGAAAGGGGAGGTGGTTCGTTTTGAGCTTCCTTCTGAATATAAAATTCCCCATATGGGCTGGAACAGAATAAAAATCCAGAAAAAAAGTGAATTTTTGAAAGATGTAAGAGATGGAGAGTTTTTCTACTTTGTCCATTCCTATTATGTAAAGCCAAAGGAGAAAGATGTTGTTTTGACTTTAACAGATTATGGAATTGATTTTGTTTCTTCAATAGAAAAAGACAATATAATAGCTACCCAGTTTCATCCTGAAAAGAGTCAGAAAGCGGGGTTGAAACTTCTTAAGAACTTTATAGAGATAGTGAAAAAAGGTGTGTGA
- the rlmB gene encoding 23S rRNA (guanosine(2251)-2'-O)-methyltransferase RlmB, translated as MVIYGVNPVIEALRAGYPVLKVYIEDSFRHKEILERLKKERIKTVKVGRKKLTEISGTEKHQGIVAVVSPVEPVSFEELAERTVATNGCLLFLDRIEDPHNLGAIFRSADAFGITGIVIPKDRSVTITDTVVKASTGAVFYVPFSVVGSFRQSLFDFRECGGWLVGLESRGKDISNYKFPFPLGLVAGSEGKGISKPVKKILDDIVTIPMKGHVNSLNVSNAVAIGLYLISIQK; from the coding sequence ATGGTAATTTATGGAGTCAATCCTGTGATAGAAGCTTTAAGAGCCGGGTATCCTGTTTTAAAAGTGTATATTGAAGATAGTTTTAGACATAAAGAGATACTTGAAAGGCTTAAAAAAGAAAGGATAAAAACGGTAAAAGTTGGAAGGAAAAAGTTAACCGAGATTTCAGGGACGGAGAAGCACCAGGGAATAGTGGCGGTTGTATCTCCTGTGGAACCTGTTTCTTTTGAGGAACTTGCAGAAAGGACGGTTGCAACAAACGGTTGTTTACTCTTTCTTGACAGGATTGAAGATCCGCACAATCTTGGGGCGATTTTTAGAAGTGCCGATGCTTTTGGTATTACAGGGATTGTTATTCCTAAGGATAGAAGTGTAACTATAACAGATACTGTTGTTAAAGCTTCAACGGGAGCTGTTTTTTATGTTCCATTTTCAGTAGTTGGTAGTTTTCGTCAGAGTCTTTTCGATTTTAGAGAATGTGGCGGGTGGCTTGTTGGCCTTGAGTCAAGAGGAAAAGATATAAGCAATTATAAATTTCCGTTTCCCCTCGGCCTTGTGGCAGGTTCTGAAGGTAAAGGGATTTCAAAACCTGTTAAGAAAATCCTTGATGATATTGTTACAATTCCTATGAAGGGGCACGTTAATTCTCTTAACGTATCCAATGCAGTGGCAATAGGGTTATATTTAATATCAATTCAAAAATGA
- a CDS encoding two-component system sensor histidine kinase NtrB, which produces MRNPEFSDLIFSLPFPLAVCDREGRVFFFNQKFEMFLNRSKKYIEGKKLKEIISEEIDKWIKKCVDEGLEIHNIEIGDFLFTLSPFFRGEKIKGAVVVIEKRREVIGTEHFDVFLKGISHELRNPLSGMKASAKLMLQLKEFDEELVEVVVSEINRIERFLDRICESFDFSRLKWCRYNIHKLLNDVLKAFKTVFEKERIIVEQRFDPSLPEVSIDRDRMFQVFSNILKNSVEAFEGDKDRKIVVETGYAIQPKGFIFVKVKDNGKGMDRKELENLFTPFFTAGKEKGTGLGMYISREIVLNHGGKIDVQSEKGKGTTVTVYLPIGETGKYGTNSYS; this is translated from the coding sequence TTGAGAAATCCGGAATTTTCCGATTTAATCTTTTCTTTGCCCTTCCCTCTTGCTGTATGTGATAGAGAGGGAAGGGTTTTCTTTTTTAATCAAAAGTTTGAGATGTTCTTAAATCGCTCTAAAAAATATATTGAAGGTAAAAAACTCAAAGAGATAATTTCTGAAGAGATAGATAAATGGATAAAAAAGTGTGTTGATGAAGGTCTTGAAATTCACAACATAGAAATAGGAGATTTTCTGTTTACCCTTTCTCCATTTTTTAGAGGAGAAAAGATAAAGGGAGCGGTTGTAGTAATAGAAAAACGAAGGGAAGTTATTGGCACCGAACACTTTGATGTTTTCCTTAAAGGTATCTCTCATGAGTTAAGAAACCCTTTAAGCGGGATGAAAGCTTCTGCAAAGCTTATGCTGCAACTTAAAGAGTTTGATGAAGAGCTTGTGGAAGTTGTTGTTTCAGAGATTAACAGGATAGAGCGGTTTCTTGATAGAATATGTGAAAGTTTTGATTTTTCAAGGTTAAAGTGGTGCAGGTATAACATTCATAAACTTTTAAACGATGTTCTTAAAGCATTTAAGACAGTATTTGAAAAGGAAAGAATTATTGTTGAACAAAGGTTTGACCCTTCACTTCCTGAAGTTTCTATTGATAGAGATAGAATGTTTCAGGTATTTTCTAACATTTTGAAAAACAGCGTTGAAGCTTTTGAAGGAGATAAAGATAGGAAAATAGTTGTGGAAACAGGATATGCGATACAGCCTAAAGGTTTCATATTTGTGAAAGTGAAAGATAATGGAAAAGGGATGGACAGGAAAGAGCTTGAAAATCTTTTTACTCCATTTTTTACAGCCGGAAAAGAGAAAGGAACAGGCTTGGGAATGTATATATCCCGTGAGATAGTTTTAAATCACGGTGGTAAAATAGATGTTCAAAGTGAAAAAGGTAAGGGAACTACTGTTACTGTTTATTTACCGATAGGAGAGACTGGGAAGTATGGCACGAATTCTTATAGCTGA
- a CDS encoding sigma-54-dependent transcriptional regulator produces the protein MARILIADDEKNIRLVLKKYLQSLGHTVYEAKDGREALEILEKEKPDLAFLDIKMPVIDGIELLSYERDVPKVILTAYGTMDYTIKAIDKGAIDYITKPFELEDIKAIVDRISFSTEKEELDIVEEDAIIGSSKKMQEVFKLIGKVARTDATVLIIGESGTGKELVARAIHKYSRRSGGPFVAINCAALPTNLLEAELFGYEKGAFTGATSRKKGYFEQADGGTLFLDEIGEIELSLQSKLLRAIQEKEIRRLGGDAPVKIDVRIVAATNRDLEKEVKEGRFREDLFYRLNVLTIELPPLRERKEDIVPLALYFIKKFAKEFKLPAKQLTDRAKEWLCSYDFPGNVRELENMILKAMLLSPVDVIDVEDLQVEKEKITTPNLEEAIKEFVNYVFLVEQKEKNNLYDIVMKSAEKILITEVLKYSDWNQVKAARTLGIHRNTLRTKIKELGIEIPRRKHKF, from the coding sequence ATGGCACGAATTCTTATAGCTGATGATGAGAAAAATATAAGACTTGTATTAAAGAAGTATCTGCAGAGCCTTGGTCATACGGTTTATGAGGCAAAGGATGGAAGAGAAGCTCTTGAAATTCTTGAAAAAGAGAAGCCTGACCTTGCTTTCCTTGATATAAAAATGCCTGTAATTGATGGAATAGAACTTTTATCCTATGAGAGAGATGTTCCAAAAGTTATTCTCACAGCCTACGGCACTATGGATTACACCATAAAAGCGATAGACAAAGGAGCAATTGACTATATAACAAAACCTTTTGAGCTTGAAGATATAAAAGCGATAGTTGACAGGATAAGTTTTTCCACAGAGAAGGAAGAGCTTGACATTGTGGAAGAAGATGCAATTATAGGCTCAAGCAAAAAGATGCAGGAAGTTTTTAAACTTATAGGAAAAGTTGCAAGGACAGACGCAACGGTGCTTATAATCGGAGAAAGTGGCACCGGTAAGGAACTTGTAGCAAGAGCTATTCATAAATACTCAAGGCGAAGTGGCGGACCTTTTGTTGCCATAAACTGTGCCGCTCTTCCGACAAATCTCCTTGAAGCGGAACTTTTTGGTTATGAGAAAGGAGCTTTTACCGGGGCAACTTCAAGAAAGAAAGGTTATTTTGAACAGGCAGATGGCGGGACACTTTTCCTTGATGAGATAGGAGAAATAGAACTTTCCCTTCAATCCAAGCTTTTGAGGGCTATTCAGGAGAAAGAGATAAGGAGGCTTGGAGGAGATGCACCTGTCAAGATAGATGTAAGGATAGTGGCTGCAACAAATAGAGACCTTGAAAAAGAGGTAAAAGAGGGAAGATTCAGAGAAGACCTGTTTTACCGGTTGAACGTTTTAACGATTGAACTTCCACCTTTAAGGGAGCGAAAGGAAGATATTGTCCCTCTTGCTCTTTACTTTATTAAGAAATTTGCGAAAGAATTTAAACTTCCTGCCAAACAGTTAACCGACAGGGCGAAGGAGTGGCTATGTTCTTATGATTTTCCCGGAAATGTGAGAGAACTTGAAAATATGATTCTAAAGGCTATGCTTCTTTCACCGGTTGATGTTATTGATGTTGAAGACTTGCAGGTAGAAAAAGAGAAAATTACCACTCCAAATCTTGAAGAAGCGATAAAAGAGTTTGTTAACTATGTTTTCTTGGTTGAACAGAAAGAGAAAAATAATCTTTACGATATAGTTATGAAAAGTGCTGAAAAAATATTGATAACGGAAGTTTTAAAATATTCTGACTGGAATCAGGTAAAAGCTGCAAGGACTCTTGGAATTCACAGAAATACTTTAAGAACAAAGATAAAAGAGCTTGGAATAGAAATACCACGCAGAAAGCATAAATTCTAA
- the leuC gene encoding 3-isopropylmalate dehydratase large subunit, with amino-acid sequence MGMTITQKILAEHAGKKEVYPGELIMCKVDIALANDVTAPIAIKRIKELGAEKVFDKDKIALVPDHFTPTKDIKSAEQVKMMREFAKEFNITHFWNEGRVGVEHALLPEQGVVVPGDVVIGADSHTCTYGALGAFSTGVGSTDMAYAWLTGEVWFKVPEQLKFVYFGKRNRWVSGKDLILYVIGMIGVDGALYKTMEHTGEAIKELPMDDRFTICNMAIEAGAKNGIIEPDEITLEYVKGRAKRPYKLYKSDEDAEYAEVFEIDVSKIEPQVAFPHLPSNTRPVTEATHVTIDQVVIGSCTNGRISDLRIAAQILKGKKVNPNVRCIVIPATQEIYKQAMKEGLIDIFLDAECVVSTPTCGPCLGGHMGILAKGERAVATTNRNFVGRMGHPESEVYLASPAVAAASAVLGRIAHPDEVAGN; translated from the coding sequence ATGGGAATGACTATAACCCAGAAAATTCTTGCAGAACACGCCGGAAAAAAAGAAGTTTATCCTGGCGAGTTGATTATGTGTAAGGTGGACATCGCTCTTGCCAATGATGTTACCGCACCTATTGCCATAAAAAGGATAAAAGAACTCGGTGCGGAAAAGGTTTTTGATAAGGATAAGATAGCTCTTGTTCCTGACCACTTTACTCCTACAAAGGACATAAAGTCTGCTGAACAGGTGAAGATGATGAGAGAGTTTGCAAAAGAGTTCAACATTACACATTTCTGGAATGAAGGGAGAGTTGGTGTTGAACATGCCCTTTTACCTGAACAGGGGGTTGTTGTTCCTGGAGATGTTGTTATAGGCGCAGACTCTCATACATGCACCTACGGTGCTCTTGGTGCTTTCTCAACAGGAGTAGGTTCAACTGATATGGCTTACGCATGGCTTACAGGAGAAGTGTGGTTTAAAGTTCCAGAGCAGTTAAAGTTTGTTTACTTTGGTAAGCGTAATAGGTGGGTTTCCGGAAAAGACTTGATTCTCTATGTTATTGGGATGATAGGAGTTGATGGTGCCCTTTACAAAACTATGGAGCACACAGGAGAAGCTATAAAAGAGCTTCCTATGGACGATAGATTTACAATCTGCAATATGGCAATAGAAGCTGGTGCTAAAAACGGTATTATAGAACCTGATGAAATAACTCTTGAGTATGTAAAAGGAAGGGCTAAAAGACCTTACAAGCTCTATAAAAGTGACGAAGATGCTGAGTATGCAGAAGTTTTTGAAATAGATGTATCCAAGATAGAGCCTCAGGTTGCTTTTCCTCACCTTCCGTCAAATACAAGACCTGTTACTGAAGCTACCCATGTAACAATAGACCAGGTGGTTATCGGTTCATGTACCAACGGAAGGATTTCTGACTTAAGAATTGCGGCACAAATATTAAAGGGTAAAAAGGTAAATCCAAATGTTAGATGTATAGTGATTCCTGCAACTCAGGAGATATATAAGCAGGCGATGAAAGAGGGACTTATAGACATTTTCCTTGATGCTGAATGTGTTGTTTCAACTCCAACGTGCGGTCCGTGTCTTGGTGGTCACATGGGTATTCTTGCAAAAGGTGAGAGAGCGGTTGCTACAACAAACAGAAACTTTGTTGGAAGAATGGGGCATCCAGAAAGTGAGGTTTACCTTGCTTCTCCAGCTGTTGCTGCTGCTTCAGCTGTTCTTGGTAGAATCGCTCATCCTGATGAAGTTGCTGGAAATTGA
- a CDS encoding WD40 repeat domain-containing protein, whose amino-acid sequence MKKIKILFLVIITFLIPLASPFAATFGSQKIKPLQFDILFKGTHSSEIVSINFFETEEGKGIITLSKDGTVKLWNIKKGELLNTYRIKGKDFITATKNNDHIYVLSENKLYYIGNNGDVIETVEGQFSWFKPLSYGKILLLYSNGTMEEVDLINRKTVRKVNIGRDFSTRFYFLPDGKHFIAYSNRKVGFFTKSGNLISEIIPQGRVEIAIPISNRYIYVEDGWNDIVRVYELKTSKVVLEKKGGKFFGVAPVNKDEILLSFAKYSFDPRKVFLLNIVKNSITNTNVSGDGLVLSKDKSLLGTFINNQFTVYKTPFTKTVVNTSIEKEGLSETENQTAETTTTSVPKNEPQEENLPPKLVVEAHPQEGFTPLKVNVSIFASDDSKIVAHFISVDGKGKIGKGTPPASISITFKNPGEHKVVIAVKDDSGKITKKTIIFKAKEKSESFSDYKKEFEEYKKNFK is encoded by the coding sequence ATGAAAAAGATAAAAATTTTATTTCTGGTAATCATTACCTTCTTGATACCTTTAGCTTCTCCTTTTGCTGCAACATTTGGAAGCCAGAAAATAAAACCTCTTCAGTTTGACATCCTTTTTAAAGGCACCCACTCTTCAGAAATAGTCTCCATTAACTTTTTTGAGACTGAAGAAGGTAAAGGAATAATAACCCTATCAAAAGACGGCACAGTAAAATTATGGAACATCAAAAAAGGAGAACTTCTCAATACATACCGTATAAAAGGAAAAGACTTCATCACCGCCACGAAAAATAATGACCACATCTACGTTCTATCTGAAAATAAACTCTATTACATAGGTAACAACGGAGATGTTATAGAAACTGTGGAAGGTCAGTTTTCATGGTTCAAACCCCTGTCTTATGGAAAGATATTGCTTTTATATAGTAACGGAACAATGGAAGAGGTTGACCTTATAAACAGAAAAACTGTAAGAAAAGTAAACATTGGAAGGGATTTCTCTACCAGATTTTACTTCCTTCCAGACGGAAAACATTTCATCGCATACAGCAATAGAAAAGTTGGATTTTTCACAAAGTCTGGAAACCTGATATCTGAAATCATACCTCAAGGAAGAGTTGAAATTGCGATTCCTATCTCAAACAGGTATATTTACGTTGAAGATGGATGGAACGATATAGTAAGAGTTTATGAGCTTAAAACATCAAAAGTTGTGCTGGAAAAGAAAGGAGGTAAATTCTTTGGAGTTGCACCGGTAAATAAAGATGAAATTCTTTTGTCCTTTGCGAAATACTCTTTTGACCCGCGGAAAGTGTTTCTATTAAATATTGTTAAAAACTCCATTACAAATACTAACGTATCAGGAGATGGTCTTGTTTTATCTAAAGACAAGTCTTTGCTTGGAACCTTTATTAATAACCAGTTTACCGTATATAAAACACCCTTTACAAAGACGGTTGTAAATACCAGCATAGAGAAAGAGGGACTTTCAGAAACAGAAAACCAAACTGCAGAAACCACAACAACCAGTGTACCAAAGAATGAACCACAAGAGGAAAATCTCCCACCAAAACTTGTTGTTGAAGCCCATCCACAGGAAGGGTTTACCCCACTAAAAGTAAACGTATCTATATTTGCTTCTGATGACTCAAAAATCGTAGCTCACTTCATAAGTGTGGATGGGAAAGGAAAAATAGGCAAAGGAACTCCCCCAGCTTCAATTTCTATAACATTTAAAAATCCAGGAGAACACAAAGTCGTAATAGCTGTTAAAGATGACAGCGGAAAGATAACCAAGAAAACCATCATCTTTAAAGCGAAAGAGAAAAGTGAATCCTTCTCCGACTACAAAAAGGAGTTTGAAGAGTATAAGAAAAATTTCAAATAA
- a CDS encoding adenylate kinase family protein: protein MRLCITGTPGTGKTTVAKILSEKLRLPIYNLSDIVKEKKLYKSFDEGRDAFIVDIEKLREFFKDKHRFIAEGLVAHYIPCDVLVVLRAKPDVIRERLKERNYTTEKVEENVEAERIAYCATEAFENFSGKVFIHIDTSNRTPEKIVNVIIEGVKRGGIVEEIDWLEG, encoded by the coding sequence TTGAGACTATGTATAACAGGAACACCGGGAACCGGGAAAACTACTGTTGCAAAAATTCTTTCTGAGAAACTCAGGCTACCTATTTATAATCTTTCAGATATTGTGAAAGAGAAAAAGCTCTATAAAAGTTTTGACGAAGGAAGGGATGCTTTTATCGTTGATATTGAAAAGTTAAGGGAATTTTTCAAAGATAAGCACAGATTTATAGCAGAAGGACTTGTGGCTCATTACATCCCTTGTGATGTTCTGGTGGTTTTGAGAGCAAAACCGGATGTAATAAGAGAGAGGTTAAAAGAGAGAAACTATACCACAGAGAAAGTGGAGGAAAACGTTGAAGCAGAACGGATAGCTTATTGCGCTACTGAAGCTTTTGAGAATTTTAGCGGAAAAGTTTTTATCCACATAGACACTTCTAACAGAACTCCTGAAAAGATTGTGAATGTTATAATAGAAGGAGTTAAACGTGGTGGTATTGTTGAGGAGATAGACTGGTTGGAGGGTTGA